GTGTGTTTTGCGCGTTTCTGTCCAATTCGGCTTGTAACTGAGTGATTTCTTGCTGAATTGCTTGACGGTCATCTGAGTTGTTGGTTGAGTTAGCAGATTGTAACGCAAGTTCACGCATCCGTTGTAAAATATTAGTGGTTTCTTGCATTGCGCCTTCAGCGGTTTGGGATAAAGAGATACCATCATTCGCATTACGGATTGCTTGATCCATACCTCTTATTTGTGCTGTCATAGCCTCAGAAATAGCCATCCCGGCAGCATCATCTTTTGCACTATTAATTCTCAAACCAGAAGAAAGCCGCTGGATCGCTGTTTGCATCATTTTTTGTGAAGCATTCAAATTGCGTTGAGCATTGAGTGACATCACGTTGGTATTTATCACCTCAGTCATACTGAATTCTCCTCGACTCAAATCCCTGAGATTTGGGATTTACCTTATTATCGATAAATTATCTTGTAAATTTATCGCACCCGAGAGAGTTATCGGTAAAAAGAGAAAAAACTTTAGCTCAACGTCATTTTCTCTAGAAAAAAGTGAATAAAAGCCGAATGTTATATCAAAATGTACAAATTTTAATTAAATTTAATTTAATCAGCTAATAAAACAAGCTCTTAATAAAATTTCAGGTTATACTATGTGCCATCAAGATTAATGGATCATTAATTTATGAGTTGGTTAAAAAAATTATTGCCTTCGAGGATTCGAACTGCTGCTTCTCAAAAAAAAGGGGTTCCCGAAGGGTTGTGGGTCAAATGCCTAGGTTGTAATTCTGTGTTATATCGTACTGAACTCGTTAAAAACTTTTCAGTATGTCCTAACTGCAATCATCATCATCGCTTATCTGCCCGTGATCGGCTAGCACAATTTCTTGATGAAAATGACCAAGAAGAAATTGCTGCTGACTTAGAACCAATTGATCGATTGAAATTTAAAGATTCTAAAAAATATAAAGACCGCATTAGTCAAGCGCAAAAATCGACTGGAGAAAAAGAAGCTTTAGTGGTTATGAAAGGCAGCTTGAAGCATCAGCCGGTTGTTGTAAGCGCGTTTGAGTTTAATTTTATGGGCGGCTCCATGGGAGCAACCGTTGGTGAAAAATTTGTTAGGGCAGTTAACGTTGCTACTGCAGAAAACAGAGCTTATGTTTGCTTTACGGCCAGCGGTGGGGCACGAATGCAAGAAGGCTTATTCTCTTTAATGCAAATGGCCAAAACTTCAGCTGCCCTTGCAAGATTTGGAGAGACGGGACTGCCTTTTATTGTGGTGTTAACTGATCCCACCATGGGAGGTGTTTCGGCTAGTTTTGCGAGCCTAGGCGATATCATTATTGCAGAACCTAACGCATTAATTGGTTTTGCGGGTCCTAGGGTTATCGAACAAACTGTTAGGCAAACATTGCCAGAAGGGTTTCAACGCAGTGAGTTTTTGCTAGAACATGGCCATATTGATATGATTATCGAACGTAAGGCATTGCGGTCAACCATTGCCGAGATAATTGCAAAACTATCTCATCGTGAAGTGATCAATGAAGCAGTATAAAAACTTTACTCTTGCTGAATGGCTTGATTTTCTTGAAAATCGCCATCAGCAGGAAATTCAACTCGATTTATCTCGTGTCCAACAAGTCGCTAAAACACTTGATTTGTTGCAACCCAAGGCTAAAGTCATTACGGTAGCTGGGACAAATGGAAAAGGTTCAACGGTCGCTACACTTGAGACGATCTATCTGGAAGCAGGGTACCAAGTTGCTAGTTACACCTCTCCACACCTGCTGATGTTTAACGAACGTATCCGCGTTAATAAAAAAAACATTAGTGATGAACAATTATGTCATGCTTTTTCAGCGATCGAGGCTGGAAGAGGGGATATTCCACTTACTTATTTTGAAGTGGCCACTTTAGCTGCTTTATGGCATTTTAAACAGCGGCAGCTGGATCTAATTATTCTTGAAGTGGGACTGGGTGGACGATTAGATGCGACAAACATCATTGCTGCTGATCTGGCCATTATTACAACTATTGATCTCGATCATCAAGAATATTTAGGGAACACGAGGGAAGCTATTGGTTTTGAAAAGGCCGGAATTTTACGAGCCAATAGGCCCTTTATCTTTGCGGATCAAAACCCGCCACAAAGCATAATTGATCAGGGATTGGCTCTTAATGCGCCAATGTATTTAAGTGAACGGGATTATAATTTCCGCCTTATAAATCAAACCATTGAATTAAAATTTCAAGGTGAGTATCTCGTATTCCCACAACCTAAATTGCATTGCAATTCAGTTGTTGCTGCTATCGTTGCCAGCTTATTATTGAAAGCAAAATTACCCATCAGTTATTCTCATCTCCAACAAGCGATAGCATATGTTTTTTTGCCAGGCAGATTGCAGCTGATAAAAGATAAAATGACGACACTGCTTGATGTGTCTCATAATCCACAGGCTGTAAATTATTTGGCCGATTTTGTAAGGAATTTTTCTCCCAGAAAAAAAGTTCATGCTGTATTTTCAGCACTCAAAGATAAAGATATTCGAGGGATGGTTGCCTCTTTGAAAGATTGTGTCGATTATTGGTATCCTGCGTTATTAAATGGCAAACGTGCAGCCTCAAGGCAACAGCTGGAAGACGCTTTGAGTTTGTGTTCCAATACCCCAATCTGTCATAATGATCCCCTTGCGGCATACCAAGCCGCGTGTAATAGCGCGAACGAAGGTGATTTAATTGTGGTTTATGGTTCATTTATTACAGTCAGCAAAGTGATGCAGGCTATTTATGAGAAACAAGGCTCTGTTGACAAGCAGTTGGAAGAAAGCCTAAGCTCCTGAATTTCAGCTTTTCGCTGAAGAGAAGCCAGAGGTCAATATAACCCACAGAACCGAGGAGATACGATGAAACTAGTGATTGATGAACGGGTTAAGCACCGACTTATAGGTCTTGCTGTTATCTTATCTATTGGTGCGATTTTTGCACCTGCGATTATGAAAAAATCAAATCAGCGAATTGATGGTAATGTTAATGTATCAGTCGAGTTACCACCTAAGCCCGCGCAACCAGATGTTGCTGTAGCCGAAAAGAATGCCATGTTTGAGAGTACTAAAGTTGCTCATGTTGAATTACCACAGGCGGGAGAAGACCAACTACCCGTTCCAGCACTTGCTAAGGCCGAGCCACTCAGTCAACCCGGTGAAATAAATCCCCATACAGTTGAACCCATTGATAAGCAGACCCTTGCCCAAGATAGGGATGCCCCCAATCTTGATGCAGAGAATTTTGCAAACGAAGAACAGGCCTTTACAAAAGAAAAAGTCATACCTGCTTCTAAAGTGAATACGGCAAATGTTGCTGTCGTTCATAAAATTGCCAAAGCAGAATCGTTTTTACCGAAGCCAAAATCTAAAGTTGTTGCTAAAAATAGCAAAACAGCAAAACCTGTAGCAAAGGCAAAACCAAAATTATCTTTGGTTAAATCCAAGCCTGCCGTAAAGCCGGTGGTTAAACGAGTGGCTAAAACTGAAGTTAAAGGCCGTTATGCTGTCCAGTTAGCAACCTTCACAAAACTGCGTAATGCAGATTCATTAATCTCACGGTTGAAAGGAAAAGGATATAAAGCGACTTATAAAAAAGTCAAAACAACTGAAGGAATGGTCTACAAAGTCATCGTGGGACAATTACAACAACGCGAGCAAGCAAAATTGCTACAAAAACGCTTAGCCAGTGCAGTGCAAATCAGGGGCTTTATTGTGACCACAGATCAGGGTTAAGTGAGATGTTGCATTGGGTGGATCTCGCCATAATTGTCATTATTGGTCTATCAATTTTGACAGGGTTAATCAGAGGTTTTGTCAAAGAACTTATCGCACTTTGCGTTTGGATTCTAGCATTCTGGCTAGCATACCATCATTCTCAAAGCCTTGATCCTTGGTTACAAAAATTCATTCAAGATAAAACTGCAAGAACAGTAACGGCTTTTATTTTAATATTACTTGCTACATTGATTGTTGGTGGTATTGTGAATGCCTTACTCAGTTTTATTTTAAGGCGCTCAGGGTTGAGTGGTACTGATCGTATCCTTGGTATGGCTTTTGGCTTTGCTCGGGGAGTATTCATTGTCGCTTTGATAATGGTGGTGATAAAAATGACATCCCTTCCCTATGATCAATACTCGCGTGAATCGAAGCTCTACGCAAAATTTGATCCTCTAGTAAGTTGGCTCTATTCGGTGATGCCTGATTTTATTAAAAAAGTTCAATTATTTGAAAGACAGCCTGAGATTAAAAAGCCCACGGAAAACCACCCTGCCGAAGGTGGAAAAGTAAGTATTATTGATCCAAATGATTATGAGCTTTCAGATGCCTAAAATCTCAAATTTTGGTAATTAATCAGGTAGTTGCTCTAACCTCCCAGCTTGTTTCCTAAATTTTGAATGTCTTCCTCAATATTTTCCACTATCTCACTGGCCTTGGTTGTTTTTATTTCTTTAAAGAAAGCAAAATCATTTTTACTAGTAGCAAAAGAATAAATGGCTAATGCAGCATGGAATGTTCCTAAAGTAATAAACCCAAATAGAATATTAGCTATGACAAAACCTACCTTGTTATTCTCAAATGTTGCCTTATTCTCTCTAATGAGTGTCCCTGCTGCTTGAATTTCAGCAGCGAAATTTTCCATACGATTCTCACTGACCATTTCTCTTAATTGATTAATTTTGATATTA
The genomic region above belongs to Legionella micdadei and contains:
- a CDS encoding SPOR domain-containing protein, which gives rise to MKLVIDERVKHRLIGLAVILSIGAIFAPAIMKKSNQRIDGNVNVSVELPPKPAQPDVAVAEKNAMFESTKVAHVELPQAGEDQLPVPALAKAEPLSQPGEINPHTVEPIDKQTLAQDRDAPNLDAENFANEEQAFTKEKVIPASKVNTANVAVVHKIAKAESFLPKPKSKVVAKNSKTAKPVAKAKPKLSLVKSKPAVKPVVKRVAKTEVKGRYAVQLATFTKLRNADSLISRLKGKGYKATYKKVKTTEGMVYKVIVGQLQQREQAKLLQKRLASAVQIRGFIVTTDQG
- the accD gene encoding acetyl-CoA carboxylase, carboxyltransferase subunit beta; this encodes MSWLKKLLPSRIRTAASQKKGVPEGLWVKCLGCNSVLYRTELVKNFSVCPNCNHHHRLSARDRLAQFLDENDQEEIAADLEPIDRLKFKDSKKYKDRISQAQKSTGEKEALVVMKGSLKHQPVVVSAFEFNFMGGSMGATVGEKFVRAVNVATAENRAYVCFTASGGARMQEGLFSLMQMAKTSAALARFGETGLPFIVVLTDPTMGGVSASFASLGDIIIAEPNALIGFAGPRVIEQTVRQTLPEGFQRSEFLLEHGHIDMIIERKALRSTIAEIIAKLSHREVINEAV
- the folC gene encoding bifunctional tetrahydrofolate synthase/dihydrofolate synthase encodes the protein MKQYKNFTLAEWLDFLENRHQQEIQLDLSRVQQVAKTLDLLQPKAKVITVAGTNGKGSTVATLETIYLEAGYQVASYTSPHLLMFNERIRVNKKNISDEQLCHAFSAIEAGRGDIPLTYFEVATLAALWHFKQRQLDLIILEVGLGGRLDATNIIAADLAIITTIDLDHQEYLGNTREAIGFEKAGILRANRPFIFADQNPPQSIIDQGLALNAPMYLSERDYNFRLINQTIELKFQGEYLVFPQPKLHCNSVVAAIVASLLLKAKLPISYSHLQQAIAYVFLPGRLQLIKDKMTTLLDVSHNPQAVNYLADFVRNFSPRKKVHAVFSALKDKDIRGMVASLKDCVDYWYPALLNGKRAASRQQLEDALSLCSNTPICHNDPLAAYQAACNSANEGDLIVVYGSFITVSKVMQAIYEKQGSVDKQLEESLSS
- a CDS encoding CvpA family protein encodes the protein MLHWVDLAIIVIIGLSILTGLIRGFVKELIALCVWILAFWLAYHHSQSLDPWLQKFIQDKTARTVTAFILILLATLIVGGIVNALLSFILRRSGLSGTDRILGMAFGFARGVFIVALIMVVIKMTSLPYDQYSRESKLYAKFDPLVSWLYSVMPDFIKKVQLFERQPEIKKPTENHPAEGGKVSIIDPNDYELSDA